In a single window of the Equus quagga isolate Etosha38 chromosome 7, UCLA_HA_Equagga_1.0, whole genome shotgun sequence genome:
- the APBB3 gene encoding LOW QUALITY PROTEIN: amyloid-beta A4 precursor protein-binding family B member 3 (The sequence of the model RefSeq protein was modified relative to this genomic sequence to represent the inferred CDS: deleted 1 base in 1 codon) produces the protein MISPVRVCARRTFAWPVFRRLVCSRLRRDVSRCAGGGSSRPDSRTETRTHSGIRTAVYPRHPSASGAAHAGSFPPPGPGPCPAPYLCGAGWPGRLRRRGWACRRSTSRGRAGLRVHAGVGRRGAAGAMLGKDYMLAIILVNCDDDLWGDQSLEGEPGLPPGWRKIHDAAGTYYWHVPSGSTQWQRPTWEPGDAEDPGTRTEGIWGLRPPKGRSFSSLESSLDQSNSLSWYGEESYIQSVEPGAKCFAVRSLGWVEVPEEDLVPGKSSIAVNNCIQQLAQTRSQSQSPDGAWGEGQNMLMILKKDAMSLVNPLDHSLIHCQPLVHIRVWGVGSSKGRDFAFVAGDKDSCMLKCHVFRCDVPAKAVASALHGLCAQILSERVGVSSDSPCCSLDPISPEDLPRQVELLDAVSQAAQKYEALYMGTLPVTKAMGMDVLNEAIGTLTTRGDRDAWVPAMLSVSDSLMTAHPIQAEAGAEEEPLWQCLVRLVTFIGVGRDPHTFGLIADLGRQSFQCAAFWCQPHAGGLSEAVQAACMAIRIAAGTTRPSSPTGCRPRLVDPSARRSPKGSLPPRMDPLEKQVCDDISRRLALLQEQWAGGKLSTPVKKRMALLVQELSSHRWDAADDIHRSLMVDHVTEVSQWMVGVKRLIAEKRSLSSEETSEEKSTATAEEHQTVPGIHRLHNPVGSPDSPQTIS, from the exons ATGATCTCACCCGTGCGCGTGTGCGCGCGACGCACATTCGCTTGGCCAGTCTTCCGCCGCTTGGTGTGCTCACGGTTGCGGCGTGATGTCAGCCGGTGCGCTGGCGGCGGTTCGTCTCGCCCGGACTCACGCACGGAAACGCGCACTCACTCGGGGATCCGGACGGCTGTTTACCCGCGCCACCCCTCGGCGAGCGGCGCTGCCCACGCCGGTTCTTTCCCGCCCCCGGGACCcggcccctgccccgccccgtaTTTGTGCGGCGCCGGCTGGCCCGGCAGACTCCGGCGCAGAGGCTGGGCGTGTAGGCGCAGCACCTCCAGAGGTCGAGCTGGGCTGAGAGTACACGCCGGCGTAGGCCGGCGGGGA GCAGCTGGGGCTATGCTGGGCAAGGATTACATGCTGGCCATCATTCTGGTCAATTGCGATG ATGATTTGTGGGGGGACCAGAGTCTGGAGGGAGAACCAGGCCTGCCCCCTGGCTGGAGGAAGATCCACGATGCTGCAGGTACTTACTATTGGCACGTACCCAGCGGTAGCACCCAGTGGCAGCGCCCAACCTGGGAGCCAGGAGATGCGGAAGATCCAGGCACG AGGACGGAGGGAATTTGGGGACTTCGGCCCCCCAAGGGGAGATCCTTCTCCAGCCTGGAGAGCTCACTGGACCAGAG TAACTCTCTCTCCTGGTATGGTGAGGAATCCTACATCCAGAGTGTGGAGCCAGGGGCTAAG TGCTTTGCAGTCCGCTCTCTGGGCTGGGTAGAGGTACCCGAAGAGGACCTGGTACCAGGGAAGAGCAGTATCGCAGTCAATAATTGCATTCAGCAGCTGGCCCAGACCCGCAGCCAGAGCCAGTCCCCAGATGGTGCCTGGGGTGAG GGTCAGAATATGCTGATGATCTTGAAGAAGGATGCCATGAGCCTAGTGAATCCCCTGGACCACAGTCTGATCCACTGCCAGCCTCTGGTGCACATCCGTGTATGGGGTGTGGGCAGCTCCAAGGGCCG GGACTTCGCTTTTGTGGCGGGTGACAAAGACAGCTGTATGCTCAAGTGCCATGTGTTCCGCTGTGACGTCCCTGCCAAGGCCGTTGCCAGTGCCCTGCATGGGCTCTGTGCCCAG ATCTTGTCAGAGCGAGTAGGGGTCAGTAGTGATTCCCCTTGCTGCTCCCTAGACCCCATCTCTCCTGAAGACCTGCCACGGCAAG TGGAGCTGCTGGATGCTGTGAGCCAGGCTGCTCAGAAGTATGAGGCACTGTACATGGGGACCCTGCCAGTCACCAAAGCCATGG GCATGGATGTGCTGAACGAGGCCATTGGTACCCTCACCACGCGGGGGGACCGGGATGCCTGGGTCCCTGCCATGCTCAGTGTGTCTGACTCTCTCATGACTGCACATCCCATTCAG GCAGAAGCTGGTGCAGAGGAGGAGCCACTGTGGCAGTGCCTGGTGCGACTTGTGACCTTTATTGGTGTTGGCCGTGACCCACACACCTTTGGCCTCATTGCCGACCTGGGCCGTCAGAGCTTCCAGTGCGCGGCTTTCTGGTGCCAGCCCCATGCAGGGGGACTCTCCGAAGCTGTGCAGGCTGCTTGCATG GCAATAAGGATCGCGGCTGGAACGACCCGCCCCAGTTCTCCTACGGGCTGCAGACCCAGGCTGGTGGACCCAAGCGCACGTCGCTCACCAAAAGGGTCGCTGCCCCCCAGGATGGATCCCCTAGAG AAGCAGGTATGTGATGACATCAGCCGACGCCTGGCTCTGCTGCAGGAACAGTGGGCTGGAGGGAAGCTGTCAACGCCTGTAAAGAAGAGGATGGCTCTGCTGGTGCAAG agCTTTCAAGCCACCGTTGGGATGCAGCGGATGACATCCACCGCTCACTCATGGTTGACCATGTGACTGAGGTCAGTCAGTGGATGGTGGGAGTTAAAAGATTAATTGCGGAAAAGAGGAGCCTGTCTTCAGAGGAGACCAGTGAAGAGAAATCTACAGCCACAGCTGAGGAGCACCAGACCGTACCAGGCATCCACAGGCTCCATAATCCTGTGGGTTCCCCAGACTCACCTCAAACCATCTCCTAG
- the LOC124242620 gene encoding uncharacterized protein LOC124242620, giving the protein MEAMECGEAVSSGASLGQSRSAPSALTDNPQAMLTVVVEVEQGRRSGPQENCHPTLLLEGPKSICLLQPGTLETQEAEQELLARVQSTLGLVGQGYSVALLLRGRDTEAPRLVPQLLQMLFEEALPPRGSGPVLSTLSLVQLSPSGKTLDLLSPGTENLSVLDVAPLGLVVEDATEVEVSDSRAASELYLQASGGEGRDCPLLQVLAGKVVGEEVEGSLPWIVSWLLEGNNYSGLLLRLDPQGSSLNLLHAALLGAAGRRMQVKEVRPTLWDAVEEAQARRAGLKSLRSGLLEDTLTDGGLSQLGRALRELQVSKVRPGGAWVVKAWSRPPGSRMLKGVKAEAMGLPEPLAQQAPDVALQFFLAQAQRQRLREQHQIWIQEELKHLEQEEEKVAGDQVKDLVAEEEVRRRQRWHRKQTVLRLQLEALRAERDAAEQDLVALYDLHVQAARAQTCHVLQVFQAWRRLCKEQTMTTEHHHCSLLAGVLQDTINLATENEELRAQNQQLRQGAKWAGVMLDPCPGKKSDQESFRSSFPSPHS; this is encoded by the exons ATGGAAGCCATGGAGTGTGGAGAGGCGGTGAGCTCAGGGGCTAGTTTGGGCCAGAGCAGGTCAGCCCCCTCAGCCCTCACTGACAACCCCCAGGCCATGCTGACCGTGGTGGTGGAAGTGGAGCAAGGCAGAAGATCGG GCCCTCAGGAGAATTGTCACCCCACACTCCTCCTGGAGGGGCCCAAGAGCATCTGCCTGCTTCAGCCCGGGACTCTAGAGACTCAG gaggcagagcaggagctGCTAGCACGAGTCCAGTCCACGCTGGGCTTGGTGGGCCAAGGGTACAGTGTGGCCCTGCTGCTTCGGGGTCGGGACACAGAGGCACCCCGGCTCGTGCCTCAG CTGCTGCAGATGCTGTTTGAGGAAGCTCTGCCTCCCAGGGGCTCTGGTCCTGTGCTTAGTACTCTTAGCCTGGTGCAG ctcagccccagcGGGAAGACTCTGGACCTGCTCTCTCCAGGGACAGAGAACCTGTCAGTGCTGGATGTGGCCCCTCTGGGTTT ggtGGTGGAAGACGCCACTGAAGTGGAGGTGTCTGACTCAAGAGCGGCCTCAGAGCTGTACTTGCAGGCCTCAGGGGGTGAAGGCAG AGACTGCCCCCTGCTGCAAGTGTTGGCTGGGAAGGTtgttggtgaggaggtggagggcTCCCTGCCCTGGATTGTCTCATGGCTCCTGGAAGGAAACAACTACAGTGGCCTTCTTCTTCGCCTGGACCCTCAAG GCAGCTCGCTAAACTTGCTCCATGCTGCTCTGTTGGGGGCCGCAGGAAGGAGGATGCAGGTGAAAGAGGTGAGGCCCACCCTGTGGGATGCAGTAGAAGAGGCCCAGGCCCGCCGGGCTGGCCTGAAGAGCCTGCGTTCAGGCCTCCTTGAGGACACCCTGACAGATGGTGGGCTTAGCCAGTTGGGCAGGGCACTGCGGGAGCTGCAGGTAAGCAAGGTGAGGCCTGGAGGTGCCTGG GTGGTAAAAGCCTGGAGCCGGCCCCCAGGAAGCCGGATGCTCAAAGGGGTCAAAGCTGAGGCCATGGGGCTCCCAGAACCACTG GCCCAGCAGGCCCCAGATGTGGCCCTGCAGTTCTTCCTGGCCcaggcacagagacagagactgcgAGAACAGCACCAAATTTGGATCCAAGAGGAACTGAAGCATTTggaacaggaagaggagaaagtggcAGGTGACCAGGTCAAAGACCTGGTGGCTGAAGAAGAGGTGAGGAGG aggcagagatggcACCGGAAGCAGACAGTGTTGAGACTCCAGCTGGAAGCCCTTCGGGCAGAGCGAGATGCTGCAGAGCAGGACCTGGTAGCCCTCTATGACCTGCATGTGCAGGCCGCCCGAGCCCAGACATGCCATGTGCTGCAG GTATTCCAAGCCTGGCGACGGCTGTGCAAAGAGCAAACCATGACCACAGAACATCATCACTGCAGCCTGCTGGCTGGAGTCCTGCAAGACACCATCAACCTGGCCACAGAGAACGAGGAGCTCCGAGCCCAGAACCAGCAGCTTCGGCAGGGTGCAAAATGGGCTGGGGTCATGCTGGATCCTTGCCCTGGGAAGAAATCTGATCAGGAATCCTTCAGGAGCAGTTTCCCCTCTCCTCATTCTTAA
- the SLC35A4 gene encoding probable UDP-sugar transporter protein SLC35A4 — MADDKDSLPKLKDLAFLKDQLESLQRRVEDEVNSGVGQDGSLLSSPFLKGFLAGYVVAKLRASAVLGFAVGTCTGIYAAQAYAVPNVEKTLRDYLRSLRKGPD, encoded by the exons ATGGCGGATGACAAG GATTCTCTGCCCAAGCTTAAGGACTTGGCGTTTCTCAAGGACCAGCTGGAGAGCCTGCAGCGGCGTGTGGAAGATGAAGTCAACAGTGGTGTGGGCCAG GATGGCTCGCTGTTGTCCTCCCCATTCCTCAAGGGCTTCCTGGCTGGCTATGTGGTGGCGAAACTGAGGGCATCAGCAGTATTGGGCTTTGCCGTGGGCACCTGCACTGGCATCTACGCAGCTCAGGCATATGCTGTGCCCAATGTGGAGAAGACATTAAGGGACTATCTGCGGTCACTGCGCAAAGGGCCTGACTAG
- the LOC124242277 gene encoding probable UDP-sugar transporter protein SLC35A4, with protein MSVEDGGMPGLGRPRQARWTLMLLLSTAMYGAHAPLLALCRVDGRVPFRPSSAVLLTELTKLLLCTFPFLVGWQAWPRGAPPWRQAVPFALSALLYGANNNLVIYLQRYMDPSTYQVLSNLKIGSTALFYCLCLRHRLSARQGLALLLLMAAGVCYAAGGLQNPGNLPSGPPPAAAASPMPLHITPLGLLLLVVYCLISGLSSVYTELLMKRQRLPLALQNLFLYTFGVLLNLGLHAGGGPGPGLLEGFSGWAALVVLSQALNGLLMSAVMKHGSSITRLFVVSCSLVVNAMLSAALLRLQLTAAFFLATLLIGLAVRLYYGSR; from the coding sequence ATGAGTGTAGAGGATGGGGGTATGCCAGGCCTGGGCCGTCCCAGACAGGCCCGCTGGACCCTGATGCTACTCCTGTCCACTGCTATGTATGGTGCCCATGCCCCATTGTTGGCACTGTGCCGTGTGGACGGCCGAGTGCCCTTCCGGCCCTCCTCAGCTGTGCTGCTGACTGAGCTGACCAAGCTGCTCTTGTGTACCTTTCCTTTCCTGGTGGGCTGGCAGGCATGGCCCCGGGGGGCCCCACCCTGGCGCCAGGCTGTCCCCTTTGCACTATCAGCCCTGCTCTACGGCGCTAACAACAACCTGGTGATCTATCTTCAACGTTACATGGACCCCAGCACCTACCAAGTACTGAGCAATCTCAAGATTGGAAGCACGGCCCTGTTCTACTGCCTCTGCCTCCGACACCGCCTCTCTGCACGCCAGGGCTTAGCACTGCTGCTGCTCATGGCAGCAGGGGTCTGCTATGCAGCTGGTGGCCTCCAGAACCCTGGGAACCTCCCTTCTGGGCCCCCTCCAGCAGCTGCTGCCAGCCCCATGCCCCTGCATATCACTCCACTAGGACTGCTGCTCCTCGTCGTGTACTGCCTCATCTCAGGCTTGTCATCCGTGTACACAGAACTGCTCATGAAGCGGCAGCGGCTACCCTTAGCCCTTCAGAACCTTTTCCTCTACACCTTTGGTGTGCTCCTGAACCTAGGTCTGCATGCAGGTGGCGGCCCCGGCCCAGGCCTCCTGGAGGGTTTCTCAGGATGGGCAGCACTCGTGGTGCTGAGCCAGGCACTAAATGGACTGCTCATGTCAGCCGTCATGAAGCATGGCAGCAGCATCACACGGCTCTTTGTTGTGTCCTGCTCACTAGTGGTCAATGCCATGCTCTCAGCAGCCCTGCTGCGGCTACAGCTCACAGCTGCCTTCTTCCTGGCCACGCTGCTCATTGGCCTGGCTGTGCGCCTGTACTATGGCAGCCGCTAG